One Candidatus Hinthialibacter antarcticus genomic window, CAATACCTGCAAACTTAATCATCCCACGGTTATTGCTGATTTCCACCGATGAATTTCGGTGGCCCCATTGAAGCATGTTAGAAATACCTTATGCGACTATTATATGGTTTACATTTCCACCGATGAATTTCGGTGGCCCCATTGAAGCACGGGTTTACATTATCGGATATTAGTAAGACAACGGCGATTTCCACCGATGAATTTCGGTGGCCCCATTGAAGCGCCTATACTCAATTCCGTTAGAGGATAACTATCTAACATTTCCACCGATGAATTTCGGTGGCCCCATTGAAGCGTCGGCTTGTCCGTTTGTCATACGGCGGGTTGCTTTATTTATTTCCACCGATGAATTTCGGTGGCCCCATTGAAGCTTGATGAAATGGAAAAACGCGGTATGAGTCGGGAAGACATTTCCACCGATGAATTTCGGTGGCCCCATTGAAGCTCTCGGAAAAGCAGCGGAGAAGACAGCGATAACAATCGATTTCCACCGATGAATTTCGGTGGCCCCATTGAAGCGCCCGTAAGATACAATTGTGCGCTCTTTGGTCATCGAATTTCCACCGATGAATTTCGGTGGCCCCATTGAAGCCAATCGAGACGAATTCAGATCGCCAGACTCATCCGATATTTCCACCGATGAATTTCGGTGGCCCCATTGAAGCACTGTCTAGCGTCAATGTTTTTTTAACTCCGGCAAAGTGATTTCCACCGATGAATTTCGGTGGCCCCATTGAAGCGAGCAGAACCCGTCAGCGGTCGAGGTCGGGACGATTGCATTTCCACCGATGAATTTCGGTGGCCCCATTGAAGCAGGAACCTTCCGCAACGCGCCGTCGTGCGTCTGCCAAATTTCCACCGATGAATTTCGGTGGCCCCATTGAAGCAATCAATCCCCTCTCCCCTTGGGAGAGGGTTAGGGTGAATTTCCACCGATGAATTTCGGTGGCCCCATTGAAGCAGCCCCACGTTCACCGCTGTCTTCCAGCCCGAATCAACAAATTTCCACCGATGAATTTCGGTGGCCCCATTGAAGCATCCTCGGAATGATAGAAAACGCCCAACAAAAACCGAATTTCCACCGATGAATTTCGGTGGCCCCATTGAAGCAATCGAAAGTCACAAGCCAAACAACGGCGATACCGTACCATTTCCACCGATGAATTTCGGTGGCCCCATTGAAGCTATACAGCGGTCAGTCGGTTACACGCTGACCGGGCATTTCCACCGATGAATTTCGGTGGCCCCATTGAAGCCAACCCGCCGTCATCCAATACAAAACGCAGCGTTCCTATTTCCACCGATGAATTTCGGTGGCCCCATTGAAGCAAGTTTTCAACCGCCAACATCTCATCGAGTTGTTGGAATTTCCACCGATGAATTTCGGTGGCCCCATTGAAGCAACCCAAGGATAAAAAGCGTAACAAAAAACCACTTAAAATTTCCACCGATGAATTTCGGTGGCCCCATTGAAGCTTGGGTTCGTCGCCGGGCGCGGACCGGGAACGGGCATTTCCACCGATGAATTTCGGTGGCCCCATTGAAGCAGATACTTAACAACCAATTCTATATATTCCACTTTGCCGGATTTCCACCGATGAATTTCGGTGGCCCCATTGAAGCAAACGGTTTAAGCGCGGGGAAAAACGGAACCCTCACCCATTTCCACCCATGAATTTCGGTGGCCCCATTGAAGCTAAAACTCCCGCTCCATCAAATACCCGGTTTGCGAAATTTCCACCGATGAATTTCGGTGGCCCCATTGAAGCACCTCTTGTATTCGGCTGGGACGCCGCCGCCCTTGCGATTTCCACCGATGAATTTCGGTGGCCCCATTGAAGCCCAGAGCGCATTGATTGGATCGACGTAATCGCCTGCGGGGATTTCCACCGATGAATTTCGGTGGCCCCATTGAAGCGATTGTGAAACAACACAGCATAAATTATATCCTAATTATTTCCACCGATGAATTTCGGTGGCCCCATTGAAGCAGCGGGCAAGGCGTCAAGGATCACAGTTTTTTGATCATTTCCACCGATGAATTTCGGTGGCCCCATTAGACATAATTTTGTCAGAGCTATGCTTGGCTCAGTTCACATTATGCACGCGGTGCGGCTCGTCCGTGTCCGGTGGAGTTTGTGATTGGGCGCCTTTTTCCTCAAGCCCGATAATCTCTGGCGCTTTTGTGCGAAAGTATTCCAGCCATTGCTTTATAATCGCATCTGGCAGGCTGTGATGTTTCGCACCGTATTCTTCGATGGTCTTGCCCCAATAGAAGCTGATCCATCCATCGGCGATCTTTCTCGATCCGTCAATAAACATGTTCATCTCGTCTATACCACATTTCAGTGGAAACATCTCCTCGATAACCAGAGGTTTGCCGATATCATAGACCTCAAGCGCCTTGAGCGCCTTGTCGACTTCGTTTTTCCCGGGATAGAAGTGGACGCTGACGAAATCTAATTTGTCGCTTACTTCTTTTGAGTAAAAGAGCGGTTTGGCATTTGGCCAAGTGTGAGCCCAGGGGATTACTCCAACGGTAATCAGATGATGATTATCGTGCTGCCGGATTGCCGCGACGAGCTTGTTGACCCAGGCCTTGGCAACTTGTTCTCTCTGGCGTCCGGCGAGATCAAGTGTAATACGCTGGACAAAGTGCTTGCCCCCTAACTCTCCAGCCAACCACTCCGGTTCCGTCTTTTTCCCGCCCGCAAGGATCGGTTCATTCATAAGGTCGTAACAGAAGACCGCCGGGCTTTGAGCACAAGTCTTTGCGACCGCCTCCCAGAATAGGGCTTGAACGTCCCAGCGCTCGGCCTCGTTCATCGAGTCATACCACTGAGGAACGTCTTTCTTGTGGTAGCACCCAAGCCCTGTGATATCGAGGTAGAGTCCGGTTTTCTCGGCCAGATCCACAAGGCGCGCTAGTTGCCTGAGTTCCAATTCGTTTGGTGTATCCGGCGCCTCCATAAATTTCGCTGTTTGCAGGTGAATCCGCACAACATTAGCGCCGAGGGCTTTGATCTCATTGAAGTCTTCAACAACAGTCGACCATTCTTCGTTCCAGTAATCTTCTATGAGGCGTCCTGAGTCGTCATGGTCGTAGTTGACTCCCCAGATAACGAACCTGGTTCCCGATTCAGAACGGATAAATTGAGTTCCGTCCTCACTGAGGTGAATCAATTCTATGTCTGATTGGATGCTCTTTGAGTTTGTATTGGAGTAACTGGATGGGAGTAAAGATATCGCCGCTATCAGAAGGATTACATACACTATTGTGTGCGATGGTTCTTTTTTCGAAATCATTCTTAATTCTTCCGCACCCAACATCAATTAAATGGACCTGTATAAGATGAGGGCATCTTTTTTTTCTGTCCGTATAAAACCCCTTTGGGAAACTCCTCAAATCCGTAATAAGTCTTCATCTCCCGGATGAGCGCTTAAATAATCGCGCCTGGAGGGATTTGAACCCCCGGCACCATGAACCGGAATCATGTGCTCTATCCGCTGAGCTACAGGCGCATTGAAGTTGCCGTAGGTATCCTACAAAGTTCACGCCGAAAATCCAGACGCAGAGCCACTCTTTTAACTTAACGATTGTGTCATCGCGAGCGCAACGAAGCGACCTGCCTTCGGCAGGCAGGCTTCTCGCTATGACAAACACGGGATCGGATTATGCGTTTTATATCGTTGCTTTCATTTGCTCGGGTTCATCGAAGAACAGATACTTGCGCCAAACCTCGCGGCGTTCGCCGATAAGACGAACGAGGTGCAAGAAAGTCGGCAGGGTCGGCTTGCGGGGGCGATGAATCAATTTCATGCCGATATGGTCGAGCAGGTGGTTGCCTTTTTTGTGGTTGCATTTCTTACAGGCGGTCACGACGTTGTTCCATGAATCCACACCACCGCGCGAGACGGGGATGACGTGGTCGAGCGTAAGCTCGTCGGCTTTGAAGACGGTATTGCAATACTGGCAACGAAAGCCGTCGCGCAACATGATATTTTTTCGGCAGAAGGGAATCGGTCGGTAGGGAAGCCTGACGTAGCGGCGCAGGCGAATGACTTCGGGCAAGGGCACGTTGAGGCTGGCGGAGCGTACGCATTTCTCGGCCTTTTCGATCATATCGGCTTTTTCCGCCAGAAGCATCATCAGCGCACGGCGGGCGTTGCAGATATTAATCGCTTCGTAACTCGAATTCAGAACGAGCACCCGGTGTTGATGCAGCATCACCAAACTCGCTTCGATACGCTGCCGGGGTCTTACGGCGAATCGGTCCAGTAGTGCAAATGTTGGTCCGCCGAGAGAAGCCGGAACCCATGCGTTTGATAAAAGCGGATCGCTTTCACGTTTTCCGCCATGGTCCGTAATTCAATCCGGTTAACTTTGCCTTGAAACCATTCTAGCGCGGCGCCCAATAAGAGCGAACCGAGCCCTTTGCCCTGAAAGCGGCTGTCCACCACGATGAAGTCAATGACGCCGATACTCAAGTTGATATATGAAAGTAACGCATTGTTAGACAGCAATGAGCAAAATCCGGCGATTTCACCATCTTGCTCAATCACGATGACGGCGTCCGCCATGCCTTCGGCGCTTTTTTGCGTCCAGATCGCAAAAAGTTCTTGCGTCTTTGCTTGAGGAAACTTCGCCTCATGAAAGAAATGGCTGTAGGCGTGATCGCTTCCTCCAATTCGCTTGAGCGCGTCAACGTCTTGCGGCCCGGCGTTGCGAATTTGAAAATTATCATATTGCCGCTCGTGTAACCTGTCAATTTGATTTTTTAATTCTTGATCGCGCAATACCATGCGGACCGACGTCCCCACCGGGCGGAAGCCCTGTTCGCAAAGCGCGTATGTGATGTTCGATTCATCGGCGTCGACGCGGGTGGTGTAGACGGCGCGTTCAGGTATTTGCATTTTCTGTTGGAGCGCTTGGGCAATTTTTGAGACAACGCCGTAGTCGTTCGTAAACCAGAATCCTGGTTGGATTTTGTAGTAGGGAACTCCGTAGTGATTGGTATGAAATGCGGATTGCTGGATTCCGATTATCGCCGCCAAACGGTCTCCATCGAATACGACTTCGAAGGTTGCTTTATTTTCTTCGATAGAACGAACCAATCGGTCGCGGTGAAAATCAGTGACGCCCGGTTCCGCCAGATAATCGACAAACCGCCGCCGCCGATCTTCGCGCATGGCATCGAAGGCGTCTTGGATCAATGGAATATGTTCTGGCTTTGCTGCTTCAAATTTCATGGGAACAGAACTCGGTAATCAACGTGTTATTTTAATTCCGGGTAGGGTGGGCTCGCGAAGCAGCCCACCACTCGATTTCTATATCCATCATACTAAACAGCCGTTCCACCCGAAAGTGACCGGATTATACTTGGGTGTGAATAAATACCATTTGGAGTATCACATCAAGAAATGTTAAGAACCTTTCGCAATCTCTTTTTTCGTCCGAAACCAAAGCAAACATCTATTGCGAAGCCGCCTTCAATCAACGAGAGCGACCGCGCGTTTATTGAAGCCATCCCCAAGGTCGAAATTCACTTGCATTTTGAAGGCGCCATCCATGCGCAAACGATTTTAAAACTGGCGAAAAAACAGAACGTCGAAGAAATCCGCACATTTGCTGATGCGCAATGGGCGTTGTATTTTCAAAACCCGCATGAATTTTTTCAAAAATTTTTATTCATTTCCGGTTTGCTTCGTTCGCCGGATGATTTTCGCCTCGCCGCGTATGACTTGGGCGCCTATCTCGATCAACAAAACATCCGCTATGTTGAACTGAC contains:
- a CDS encoding cellulase family glycosylhydrolase; amino-acid sequence: MISKKEPSHTIVYVILLIAAISLLPSSYSNTNSKSIQSDIELIHLSEDGTQFIRSESGTRFVIWGVNYDHDDSGRLIEDYWNEEWSTVVEDFNEIKALGANVVRIHLQTAKFMEAPDTPNELELRQLARLVDLAEKTGLYLDITGLGCYHKKDVPQWYDSMNEAERWDVQALFWEAVAKTCAQSPAVFCYDLMNEPILAGGKKTEPEWLAGELGGKHFVQRITLDLAGRQREQVAKAWVNKLVAAIRQHDNHHLITVGVIPWAHTWPNAKPLFYSKEVSDKLDFVSVHFYPGKNEVDKALKALEVYDIGKPLVIEEMFPLKCGIDEMNMFIDGSRKIADGWISFYWGKTIEEYGAKHHSLPDAIIKQWLEYFRTKAPEIIGLEEKGAQSQTPPDTDEPHRVHNVN
- a CDS encoding HNH endonuclease, encoding MLHQHRVLVLNSSYEAINICNARRALMMLLAEKADMIEKAEKCVRSASLNVPLPEVIRLRRYVRLPYRPIPFCRKNIMLRDGFRCQYCNTVFKADELTLDHVIPVSRGGVDSWNNVVTACKKCNHKKGNHLLDHIGMKLIHRPRKPTLPTFLHLVRLIGERREVWRKYLFFDEPEQMKATI
- a CDS encoding GNAT family N-acetyltransferase, with the protein product MKFEAAKPEHIPLIQDAFDAMREDRRRRFVDYLAEPGVTDFHRDRLVRSIEENKATFEVVFDGDRLAAIIGIQQSAFHTNHYGVPYYKIQPGFWFTNDYGVVSKIAQALQQKMQIPERAVYTTRVDADESNITYALCEQGFRPVGTSVRMVLRDQELKNQIDRLHERQYDNFQIRNAGPQDVDALKRIGGSDHAYSHFFHEAKFPQAKTQELFAIWTQKSAEGMADAVIVIEQDGEIAGFCSLLSNNALLSYINLSIGVIDFIVVDSRFQGKGLGSLLLGAALEWFQGKVNRIELRTMAENVKAIRFYQTHGFRLLSADQHLHYWTDSP